The Bemisia tabaci chromosome 5, PGI_BMITA_v3 genome includes a window with the following:
- the LOC109042197 gene encoding uncharacterized protein: protein MRSGIRRSYSNNDAPSTSRPRRTLTGSQTFPSRGTPRAWSMSTTADSHPTSQRGSPQPTFESPSSDAQLAFLIQNRDEDPCKKIRFTPEESENYRLSPEWILAETSCRGALVAYNTLMSRHHNTSACSGIPLDAECRYIKRRSTRVWEWTCTVRVRNHFLVAFICCDPTRIEHLDYWLKTMDPPLTLRSIRYDRSKSLNIPLSSSEGGTPSKPTFIPEEDDDDF from the exons ATGCGTAGCGGAATACGCCGTTCATACTCGAATAACGACGCTCCCTCTACTTCGAGGCCGCGAAGAACACTCACAGGATCTCAGACATTTCCGAGCAGAGGCACCCCGAGGGCTTGGTCCATGTCGACCACCGCGGATTCGCACCCTACTTCCCAACGTGGCAGCCCCCAGCCAACGTTCGAGTCACCATCGTCGGATGCGCAACTCGCGTTTCTCATTCAAAACAGAGATGAGGATCCTTGTAAGAAAATACGCTTTACCCCCGAGGAGAGCGAAAATTATAGATTGAGCCCTGAATGGATACTAGCTGAAACCTCGTGCAGGGGTGCCTTGGTCGCCTACAACACCCTCATGAGCAGGCACCACAATACAA GTGCATGCTCAGGCATTCCTCTGGACGCCGAATGTCGGTACATCAAGAGGAGAAGTACCAGAGTATGGGAGTGGACATGCACTGTCAGGGTCCGTAACCATTTTTTGGTGGCGTTTATCTGTTGTGATCCAACCCGTATTGAGCATTTGGACTACTGGCTCAAGACCATGGACCCACCCTTGACGTTGAGATCAATACGTTACGACAGGAGCAAAAGTTTAAATATCCCACTATCCAGCTCCGAGGGTGGAACACCGTCAAAACCAACCTTCATCCCcgaggaggatgatgatgattttTAA